GGGCTAGACGTCTATCAGAGCGCGCCGAACTCGCAGGGAATCGTCATGCTCATCGCCTTGAACATCCTCGAGGGTTACGAGCTGGAGTCGATTGGACACAACACGACCGACTACGTCCATCTCGTCACCGAGTCGATGAAGCTCGCTTTCGCCGATAGAAACCGGTTCGTTGCCGACCCGCGCTTCGTCGACGTGCCGGTGGCGAGTCTGCTGTCGAAGGACTACGCGCGCAAACGAAGAGAGCTGATTCGTCCCGACCGAGCGATGGTCGTGGCTCCTCCCGGGGACCCGGTTCGCATGGCGGCAGTGCACGAAGGGTTCGAAGTCGAGTACGCGGAGGGAGCTCAGCCGATCGAACGGCCGACCGAGCCTGAGGAGCTGGACGGCGAGACGTCCTCGTTCTCGATCGCCGATCGTTACGGAAACCTCGTGTCGGTGACTCACAGCGTCAACTCCGGTTTCGGAAGCGGCATGGCGGTAGAGGGTGGTGGATATTTTCTGAACAACCGCATGCCCTATTTCAGTCTGGACCCGGAAGACGTCAACGTTCTCGTGCCCGGAAAACGCACCCGGCATACTGTCAATCCAGCGCTCGCTCTCAAGAATGGCAAGCCCTACCTCGCCTGGAACACACCGGGGGGAGACAATCAGCCCCAGGCCATGCTCCAGGCCTTTCTGAACGTCGTGCATTTCCGCATGAACGTTCAAGAGGCCGTCGAGGCGCCCACCGTGACCAGCACGTCATTCGCGGCCTCCATGTTCCCGGGTCGGGTGAGAGGCATGCTGACGATGCCCGAGGTGCTGGCGAAGGAGGTCGCCGAGGACCTGGCCGAAAGAGGGCATCGCATCGAAGTCGTCCCCCTCCAGCAGCCCTATCGTCAGGCTCCCTCGGGCGCGGGAGCCGTGAAGATGGTCCTGATCGATCCCGAGACGGGCGTGTTCCATGGTGGCGTGAGCCCCGCCAAGAGCGATTACGTTATGGGCTGGTAGCGTCAGGAAGGATCGTCGGGAGGAAGAAGCTCACCGACGTCGATCACGACATCTGGCCAGGCGTCCGGAGCCACGCGTTCGCCGGCGCGGTGCGTGACGCGGTGCCGATAGCCGCCCTCGTGAGCCGATCGAAACACGACGAGCTCACGGTCGACGAGATCCAAAACCCAATACTCGGGAACGCCCGCCTCGGCGTAGAGCGCCGCCTTCGCGTTCAGATCGTACCGACGCGACGAGTCGGAAACTACCTCTCAGAAGGAGGAGACGAAGAACGCGTGGCAGGACCTCCCTCGGTGCAGTCGAAGTCCCGTTTCGACGACGCCTTAGTCAGTCCAGTTCGGCATCATTCAGCACGACGAGGTCCGCCGCGTCGCGAGGACCGTCCACCGCGAAATGAAGCGCTTGCGCGGGGAAGTAGATCGTTCGATAGGCTCGCACGGTCTCGGCCGGGGTCAGTCCTTCCTGAGAGCGCGTGATGGCACGTTCGAGGGCGGTCTCGAAGCTGCACTCCACCCAGATGGACAGGTCGTAGTGATGCCGGTGCTCGCGTTTCAGCAGATAGATCCCTTCGAGCAGAATGACGTCGACGTCCTCGTAAGCGTATAGGTGTCGTCGATACGAGCTCGCCGTCTCTTCGGCAAAGTCGGCCTCGAGGCGAACGGACCTCCGATCCCGCAATGGAAGCACGAGATTGCGAAACATCTCGTCGAAGCGGATGGCGTTTCGGTAGAAATGCTCGTGAGGTCTCGAGGTGCGGAAGCGGACGGAGGGGAGATTGAGCCAACCGTCGATGTTCAGCACGGCGACGCTGAGTGCTCGAGCTCGCAAATATTCGGCGAGCAAGGAGCTCGTATAGCCTTTGCCTGACCCATCGATTCCGGAAATCGCAACGAGCAGGCTCCTCGCCGCAGGTAGATCCGCGCGAAGCGAAAAGATGCGCCTCTCGCAGTCTTTCAGAGTAGCCCGGGTATCGATTCGCGCTAGGTTCACTTCGCCGTCCCGACATATGGATGCCAGACAAGAACGCGCGGATACGGCGGTCCTTCACTTTCGACCGCTGGAAGAGAGCTGGGCCGGAGGCGCCTTGTCTCACACGCGCCGAAGAAAGTAACCTCTGGCGGGAGGTACGACATGAGAGGCAAAAGACTCTTCGCCCTCGCTTCAATGATCGGTTTTACGGGGGCGCTCACCTCTTCGGCCGGCCAGCGCGTCGACGACCACCGCGTCCAACGCCTCCTCGACCGCGCCGTCGTCATCGATCTGCACTCGGACACGACGCAACGAATTCTCGAGGAAGGTATCGATCTCGCAAAACGGTACGACGACGGGCAAGTGGACATCCCACGAATGCGAGAGGGCGGTGTCACCGCGATGTTCTTCGCCACGAATCCGAACTCACGTCGGCTGACGCCCCTGGAGTCGATCCGCCGTGCCCTCGAAGAAATAGACGCCGTTCGGCTCGAAGTCGCTCGCCACCCGGCGGACCTCGTTCTCGCCACGACGGCTGACGAGATCGAAAGGGCCAAGCATCAGGGGAAGATTGCGATCTTGATCGGGATCGAGGGTGGTCACGTCATCGACTCGAGCACCGCCGTGCTCCGATCCCTTTACGAGCTCGGCGCCCGATATATGACCCTCACCCATTTCACCCATACTCCGTGGGCGGATTCCTCGGGGGAGCCGCCGCGCTCGCACGGACTGACGGACGAAGGCAAAGCCATCGTCCGCGAGATGAATCGCCTGGGGATGCTGGTCGATATTTCTCACGTCTCCGACGAGACCTTCTTCGACGCTCTCGAGGCGTCGGAGGCGCCGGTGATAGCCTCCCACTCGTCGGCGAGGA
This genomic interval from Vicinamibacteria bacterium contains the following:
- a CDS encoding dipeptidase; protein product: MRGKRLFALASMIGFTGALTSSAGQRVDDHRVQRLLDRAVVIDLHSDTTQRILEEGIDLAKRYDDGQVDIPRMREGGVTAMFFATNPNSRRLTPLESIRRALEEIDAVRLEVARHPADLVLATTADEIERAKHQGKIAILIGIEGGHVIDSSTAVLRSLYELGARYMTLTHFTHTPWADSSGEPPRSHGLTDEGKAIVREMNRLGMLVDISHVSDETFFDALEASEAPVIASHSSARKFSEHPRNLSDEMLAALAKNGGVVHINYYNPYLDEDYRLRSTEARDLDDRAAAVAADNADDPKRLAVEIRKVNAERIARFGRVSFDRLLDHFDHAVRVAGIDHVGLGSDFDGVGDLLPEGMEDVSKIPNLVRGLMERGYSDEDIEKVLGQNTLRAMREVEATARAKQR
- a CDS encoding uridine kinase; the encoded protein is MNLARIDTRATLKDCERRIFSLRADLPAARSLLVAISGIDGSGKGYTSSLLAEYLRARALSVAVLNIDGWLNLPSVRFRTSRPHEHFYRNAIRFDEMFRNLVLPLRDRRSVRLEADFAEETASSYRRHLYAYEDVDVILLEGIYLLKREHRHHYDLSIWVECSFETALERAITRSQEGLTPAETVRAYRTIYFPAQALHFAVDGPRDAADLVVLNDAELD
- a CDS encoding gamma-glutamyltransferase family protein — translated: HQAGIGGDGFLLAYLAEEDRVVFVNGTGPAPAAATREIYEKLGEIPDSGPYSTDVPGMVGGLDLALRRYGTMGYEKLLAPAIEAAKGHPLDHWAAENHRNNVEKISSFPSSVRVLMPKSRPIEAGEIFVQEDLADTLRTIARQGAQSFYRGSLARLTGAFYEAQGGLLRYEDLASYEAEESEPIMTTYAGLDVYQSAPNSQGIVMLIALNILEGYELESIGHNTTDYVHLVTESMKLAFADRNRFVADPRFVDVPVASLLSKDYARKRRELIRPDRAMVVAPPGDPVRMAAVHEGFEVEYAEGAQPIERPTEPEELDGETSSFSIADRYGNLVSVTHSVNSGFGSGMAVEGGGYFLNNRMPYFSLDPEDVNVLVPGKRTRHTVNPALALKNGKPYLAWNTPGGDNQPQAMLQAFLNVVHFRMNVQEAVEAPTVTSTSFAASMFPGRVRGMLTMPEVLAKEVAEDLAERGHRIEVVPLQQPYRQAPSGAGAVKMVLIDPETGVFHGGVSPAKSDYVMGW